A region of Zeugodacus cucurbitae isolate PBARC_wt_2022May chromosome 5, idZeuCucr1.2, whole genome shotgun sequence DNA encodes the following proteins:
- the LOC128921926 gene encoding uncharacterized protein LOC128921926: MPTKIFSDNATNFVGADRKLRELTEAFLAQAPELKRFAADEGFKFIFIPPRAPHFGGLWEAAVKSAKHHIVRVIGNALLTAEELATLLAEVEAILNSRPLTPLSQDPNDGEAFTPAHLLIGCSLRALPPEKVPVDPVRCCERWQLVCCLKQQFWRQWSKVYLRGLQERNKWLHPTRNMQLNDLVLVHEDNVPPQLWVLGRVVATVEGQDGKVRVADVATKTGTIKRPIHKLALLPMDVEGT; encoded by the coding sequence ATGCCGACGAAGATATTCAGCGACAACGCCACCAATTTCGTCGGCGCCGACCGCAAGCTGCGCGAGCTGACAGAAGCATTTCTGGCCCAGGCTCCAGAATTGAAGAGATTCGCCGCAGACGAAGGGTTCAAGTTCATCTTTATACCACCGAGGGCGCCGCACTTCGGAGGATTATGGGAAGCCGCGGTGAAGTCCGCCAAGCACCACATCGTTCGCGTAATAGGCAACGCGCTACTCACCGCAGAGGAGCTAGCAACACTGTTGGCCGAAGTGGAGGCCATACTCAACTCTCGGCCCCTAACACCGTTGAGCCAGGACCCCAACGACGGCGAAGCGTTCACCCCAGCGCATCTACTGATTGGGTGCTCCCTGCGAGCACTACCCCCAGAGAAGGTGCCAGTGGACCCAGTTCGTTGTTGCGAGAGATGGCAACTTGTTTGCTGTCTCAAGCAACAGTTTTGGCGACAGTGGTCCAAAGTATATCTGAGGGGCCTTCAGGAGCGGAACAAGTGGCTGCACCCCACACGCAACATGCAGCTCAACGACCTCGTACTCGTCCACGAGGACAACGTGCCACCACAGCTGTGGGTCCTCGGACGCGTCGTCGCAACCGTCGAAGGGCAAGACGGCAAGGTGCGAGTCGCAGACGTGGCAACGAAGACGGGCACAATTAAGCGCCCCATCCACAAACTGGCCTTGCTTCCAATGGATGTTGAAGGAACCTGA